In one window of Burkholderia cenocepacia DNA:
- a CDS encoding RlmE family RNA methyltransferase, producing the protein MAKNRFNQHWLHDHINDPYVKMAQREGYRARAAYKLKEIDEQDKLIRPGQVIVDLGATPGSWSQYARNKLAQGKKRDAEREGGIDGTIVALDILPMEPIADVHFLQGDFREDDVLHQLEEVLEGRAVDLVISDMAPNLSGVASADAARIEHLCDLALEFAQNHLKPDGALLVKCFHGSGYSQIVEKFKQQFKVVAPRKPKASRDKSSETFILGRQLKHPR; encoded by the coding sequence ATGGCAAAAAACCGCTTCAACCAGCACTGGCTGCACGACCACATCAACGACCCGTACGTCAAAATGGCGCAGCGGGAGGGCTATCGCGCGCGCGCCGCGTACAAGCTGAAGGAAATCGACGAGCAGGACAAGCTGATCCGTCCCGGCCAGGTGATCGTCGATCTCGGCGCCACGCCGGGCAGCTGGAGCCAGTATGCCCGCAACAAGCTCGCGCAGGGCAAGAAGCGTGACGCGGAGCGCGAAGGCGGCATCGACGGCACGATCGTTGCGCTCGACATCCTGCCGATGGAGCCGATCGCCGACGTCCACTTCCTGCAGGGCGACTTCCGCGAGGACGACGTCCTCCACCAGCTGGAAGAAGTGCTCGAAGGCCGCGCGGTGGACCTTGTTATTTCCGACATGGCCCCCAACCTCTCCGGCGTGGCGTCGGCGGACGCGGCGCGCATCGAGCATCTCTGCGATCTGGCGCTCGAATTCGCGCAGAACCATCTGAAGCCGGACGGTGCGCTGCTCGTGAAGTGCTTTCACGGTAGCGGCTACAGCCAGATCGTCGAGAAGTTCAAACAGCAGTTTAAGGTTGTCGCGCCGCGCAAGCCCAAGGCATCCCGCGACAAATCGTCCGAAACGTTCATTTTGGGTCGGCAGCTGAAGCATCCGCGCTGA
- the ftsH gene encoding ATP-dependent zinc metalloprotease FtsH: protein MNNNMFSKAAVWLVIALVLFTVFKQFDKPRVQEGVSYSQFMDDAKNGKVKNVIVQGRNLTVTPADGQKYQIVSPGDIWMVGDLMKYGVQVSGKADDEPNALMSALYYLGPTILIIVFWFYMMRQMQGGGKGGAFSFGKSRARLIDENNNAVNFSDVAGCDEAKEEVSELVDFLRDPQKFQKLGGRIPRGVLLVGPPGTGKTLLARAIAGEAKVPFFSISGSDFVEMFVGVGAARVRDMFEQAKKHAPCIVFIDEIDAVGRHRGAGMGGGNDEREQTLNQMLVEMDGFEANSGVIVIAATNRSDVLDKALLRPGRFDRQVYVGLPDIRGREQIMRVHLRKVPIANDVDAAVIARGTPGFSGADLANLVNEAALFAARRGKRIVEMQDFEDAKDKIFMGPERKSAVIREEAKRATAYHESGHAVIAKLLPKADPVHKVTIIPRGRALGVTWQLPEHDNETYSKDYLLDRLAILFGGRVAEELFMNLVSTGASDDFNKATQTARAMVARFGMTDALGPMVYVDDENDASPFGRGFTRTISEATQQKVDSEIRRVLDEQYNLARRLLEDNRDKVEAMTAALMEWETIDADQINDIMEGRPPRSPKSSPAVGGDSSGGGSAEVKPGSAPAPATPAA, encoded by the coding sequence TTGAACAACAATATGTTTTCGAAGGCAGCGGTGTGGCTGGTGATCGCACTGGTGCTGTTTACGGTGTTCAAGCAGTTCGACAAGCCCCGCGTCCAGGAAGGCGTGTCCTATTCGCAGTTCATGGACGACGCCAAGAACGGCAAGGTCAAGAACGTCATCGTTCAGGGGCGCAACCTCACCGTCACTCCGGCTGATGGCCAGAAATACCAGATCGTGTCGCCCGGCGACATCTGGATGGTCGGCGATCTGATGAAGTACGGCGTGCAGGTCAGCGGCAAGGCCGACGACGAGCCGAACGCGCTGATGTCCGCGCTGTACTATCTCGGGCCGACGATCCTGATCATCGTGTTCTGGTTCTACATGATGAGGCAGATGCAGGGAGGCGGCAAAGGCGGCGCATTCTCGTTCGGGAAATCGCGTGCGCGGCTGATCGACGAGAACAACAACGCGGTGAACTTCTCCGACGTCGCGGGCTGCGACGAAGCGAAGGAAGAAGTGTCCGAGCTCGTCGACTTCCTGCGCGATCCGCAGAAATTCCAGAAGCTGGGCGGCCGCATTCCGCGCGGCGTGCTGCTGGTCGGCCCTCCGGGTACCGGCAAGACGCTGCTCGCCCGCGCGATCGCGGGTGAAGCGAAGGTGCCGTTCTTCAGCATCTCGGGTTCGGACTTCGTCGAAATGTTCGTCGGCGTCGGCGCGGCCCGTGTGCGCGACATGTTCGAGCAGGCGAAGAAGCATGCACCGTGCATCGTGTTCATCGACGAAATCGACGCGGTCGGCCGTCACCGCGGCGCCGGCATGGGCGGCGGCAACGACGAGCGCGAACAGACGCTGAACCAGATGCTCGTCGAGATGGACGGCTTCGAGGCGAATTCGGGCGTGATCGTGATCGCCGCGACCAACCGTTCCGACGTGCTCGACAAGGCGCTGCTGCGTCCGGGCCGTTTCGACCGCCAGGTCTATGTCGGCCTGCCGGACATCCGCGGCCGCGAGCAGATCATGCGCGTGCACCTGCGCAAGGTGCCGATCGCGAACGACGTCGACGCGGCGGTCATCGCACGCGGCACGCCGGGCTTCTCGGGCGCCGATCTCGCGAACCTCGTGAACGAGGCTGCGCTGTTCGCGGCCCGTCGCGGCAAGCGCATCGTCGAGATGCAGGATTTCGAGGACGCGAAGGACAAGATCTTCATGGGTCCGGAGCGCAAATCGGCCGTGATCCGCGAGGAAGCGAAGCGCGCCACCGCTTATCACGAGTCGGGCCACGCGGTGATCGCGAAGCTGTTGCCGAAGGCCGACCCGGTGCACAAGGTCACGATCATCCCGCGCGGTCGCGCGCTGGGCGTCACGTGGCAGTTGCCGGAGCATGACAACGAGACGTATTCGAAGGACTACCTGCTGGACCGCCTCGCGATCCTGTTCGGTGGCCGGGTGGCCGAAGAGCTGTTCATGAACCTGGTCAGCACCGGCGCATCGGACGACTTCAACAAGGCCACGCAGACCGCGCGTGCGATGGTGGCCCGTTTCGGCATGACCGACGCACTCGGGCCGATGGTCTACGTCGACGACGAGAACGATGCGTCGCCGTTCGGCCGCGGCTTCACGCGTACGATCTCGGAAGCGACGCAGCAGAAGGTCGACTCGGAAATCCGCCGCGTGCTGGACGAACAGTACAACCTCGCACGCCGCCTGCTCGAAGACAACCGCGACAAGGTCGAGGCGATGACGGCCGCACTGATGGAGTGGGAGACGATCGACGCCGATCAGATCAACGACATCATGGAAGGCCGTCCGCCGCGCTCGCCGAAGAGCTCGCCGGCTGTCGGCGGCGATTCGTCGGGCGGCGGCAGCGCCGAGGTCAAGCCCGGCAGCGCGCCGGCGCCGGCTACGCCGGCGGCATAA
- the folP gene encoding dihydropteroate synthase yields MWLHTGPFCIHPRPLLVSDSAVSPSIPAPLQCGRFELTFERPLVMGILNATPDSFSDGGRFLARDDALRQAERMIADGADLLDIGGESTRPGAPPVPLDEELARVIPLVEALRPLNVPLSIDTYKPAVMRAALAAGADLINDIWGFRQPGAIDAVRDGNSGLCAMHMLGEPQTMQVGEPDYGDVVTDVRDFLAARAEALRNAGVAAERICVDPGFGFGKAVVDDNYALLAALPDTAPARPDGRAYPILAGMSRKSMLGAVIGGKPPMERVAASVAAAVCAVERGAAIVRVHDVAATVDALKVWNTVRAVARQR; encoded by the coding sequence GTGTGGCTTCACACCGGCCCGTTTTGCATTCATCCACGCCCGTTGCTCGTGTCCGATTCCGCTGTGTCCCCGTCCATTCCCGCGCCGCTCCAGTGCGGCCGCTTCGAACTGACGTTCGAACGCCCGCTCGTGATGGGCATCCTCAACGCCACGCCCGATTCGTTCTCCGACGGCGGCCGCTTCCTCGCGCGCGACGATGCGCTGCGCCAGGCCGAGCGGATGATCGCCGACGGCGCGGACCTGCTCGACATCGGCGGCGAATCGACGCGCCCTGGTGCGCCGCCGGTGCCGCTCGACGAGGAGCTCGCGCGCGTGATTCCGCTCGTCGAGGCGCTGCGGCCGCTGAACGTGCCGCTGTCGATCGATACCTACAAGCCGGCCGTGATGCGCGCGGCGCTGGCCGCCGGCGCGGATCTGATCAACGACATCTGGGGGTTCCGCCAGCCAGGCGCGATCGATGCGGTGCGCGACGGCAACAGCGGCCTGTGCGCGATGCACATGCTCGGCGAGCCGCAGACGATGCAGGTCGGCGAGCCCGACTACGGCGACGTCGTGACCGACGTGCGCGATTTTCTCGCTGCGCGTGCCGAGGCGCTGCGCAACGCTGGGGTGGCGGCGGAGCGCATCTGCGTCGACCCCGGCTTCGGATTCGGCAAGGCGGTCGTCGACGACAACTATGCGCTGCTGGCCGCGTTGCCGGACACGGCGCCGGCGCGCCCCGACGGGCGCGCCTATCCGATTCTCGCGGGCATGTCGCGCAAGTCGATGCTCGGTGCGGTGATCGGCGGCAAGCCGCCGATGGAACGCGTCGCGGCGAGCGTGGCGGCCGCGGTGTGCGCGGTCGAGCGGGGCGCCGCGATCGTGCGCGTGCACGACGTCGCGGCGACGGTCGATGCGCTGAAAGTATGGAATACCGTGCGCGCAGTCGCACGGCAACGATAA
- the glmM gene encoding phosphoglucosamine mutase: MGRRYFGTDGIRGTVGEAPITPDFVLRLGYAAGKVLAGSADVAAGSRPTVLIGKDTRVSGYMLEAALEAGFSAAGVDVMLAGPMPTPGVAYLTRALRLSAGVVISASHNPYHDNGIKFFSADGNKLPDDTEAAIEAWLDKPLECAPSDGLGKARRLDDAAGRYIEFCKSTFPAAFDLRGLKLVIDCAHGAAYQIAPHVFHELGADVIPIGVAPNGFNINDGVGATAPDALVRAVRANHADLGIALDGDADRLQVVDATGRLYNGDELLYVLVKDRIATDGKVDGAVGTLMTNLAVEVALQREGVKFVRAAVGDRYVLEQLREHGWQLGAEGSGHILSLDRHSTGDGIVSALLVLAALKRSGRTLAQMLDGVTLFPQKLINVRMKPGADWKGSASIRAAIDAAEAALAGSGRVLIRASGTEPVLRVMVEAQQAADAVRHAETIADAVRAATT, translated from the coding sequence ATGGGACGTCGATATTTCGGCACGGACGGCATTCGCGGCACGGTGGGCGAAGCGCCCATCACGCCGGACTTCGTATTGCGCCTCGGCTACGCGGCCGGCAAGGTACTGGCCGGCTCGGCCGACGTCGCGGCAGGCTCGCGTCCGACGGTGCTGATCGGCAAGGACACGCGCGTGTCGGGCTACATGCTCGAAGCTGCGCTCGAGGCCGGCTTCTCGGCGGCCGGCGTCGACGTGATGCTGGCCGGCCCGATGCCGACGCCCGGCGTCGCGTACCTGACGCGTGCGCTGCGTCTGTCGGCCGGTGTGGTGATCAGCGCGTCGCACAATCCGTATCACGACAACGGGATCAAGTTTTTCTCGGCTGACGGCAACAAGCTGCCCGACGACACCGAAGCCGCGATCGAAGCGTGGCTCGACAAGCCGCTCGAATGCGCGCCGTCCGACGGTCTCGGCAAGGCGCGTCGCCTCGACGACGCGGCCGGCCGCTACATCGAGTTCTGCAAGAGCACGTTCCCGGCCGCGTTCGACCTGCGCGGCCTGAAGCTCGTGATCGATTGCGCGCACGGCGCCGCGTATCAAATTGCACCGCACGTGTTCCACGAACTCGGCGCGGACGTCATCCCGATCGGCGTCGCGCCGAACGGCTTCAACATCAACGACGGCGTCGGCGCGACCGCGCCGGACGCGCTGGTGCGCGCGGTGCGGGCGAACCATGCCGATCTCGGCATCGCGCTCGACGGCGACGCCGACCGCCTGCAGGTCGTCGACGCGACCGGCCGCCTGTACAACGGCGACGAACTGCTCTACGTGCTCGTGAAGGACCGGATCGCGACCGACGGCAAGGTCGACGGCGCGGTCGGCACGCTGATGACGAACCTCGCCGTCGAAGTCGCGCTGCAGCGCGAGGGCGTGAAGTTCGTCCGTGCGGCGGTCGGCGACCGCTACGTGCTCGAGCAGTTGCGCGAGCACGGCTGGCAGCTCGGCGCGGAAGGGTCGGGCCACATCCTGTCGCTCGACCGGCATTCGACCGGCGACGGCATCGTGTCGGCGCTGCTCGTGCTGGCGGCGCTCAAGCGCAGCGGCCGCACGCTCGCGCAGATGCTCGACGGCGTCACGCTGTTCCCGCAGAAGCTGATCAACGTGCGGATGAAGCCGGGTGCCGACTGGAAGGGCAGCGCGTCGATTCGCGCCGCGATCGATGCCGCCGAAGCCGCGCTCGCGGGCAGCGGCCGCGTGCTGATCCGCGCATCGGGCACGGAGCCCGTGCTGCGCGTGATGGTCGAAGCGCAGCAGGCGGCCGATGCGGTGCGCCATGCGGAGACGATCGCCGACGCGGTGCGGGCGGCAACGACCTGA
- the pstS gene encoding phosphate ABC transporter substrate-binding protein PstS: protein MKLMQTAIAGLAGALFAVAAHAADITGAGSTFAMPIYTKWAADYQQSGGSKVNYQGIGSSGGLKQIVAKTVDFAGSDAPLKDEELAKEGLFQFPTVVGGVVPVVNVPGVKAGELTLSGPVLGDIYLGKIKKWNDPAIAALNPKLKLPDTDIAVVRRADGSGTSFIWTNYLSKVNDEWKSKIGEGTTVNWPTGTGGKGNDGVAAFVQRLPGAIGYVEWAYAKKNNMTYTALKNSTGTVVEPKTETFKAAAAGANWSKSFYQILTNQPGKEAWPVVGATFVLLHAKQDKPEQGAETLKFFSWAFKNGEKAADSLDYISLPATVETEIRKQWKTKVTDASGKPVAAE from the coding sequence ATGAAATTGATGCAAACCGCGATTGCCGGCCTGGCTGGCGCGCTTTTCGCCGTCGCCGCCCACGCTGCCGACATCACGGGCGCAGGTAGCACGTTCGCGATGCCGATCTATACGAAATGGGCTGCGGACTACCAGCAGTCCGGCGGTTCGAAGGTCAACTACCAGGGCATCGGCTCGTCGGGCGGCCTGAAGCAGATCGTCGCGAAGACGGTCGATTTTGCCGGTTCGGACGCTCCGCTGAAGGACGAAGAACTCGCGAAGGAAGGCCTGTTCCAGTTCCCGACGGTGGTCGGCGGCGTGGTGCCGGTCGTCAACGTGCCGGGCGTGAAGGCCGGCGAACTGACGCTGTCGGGCCCGGTGCTCGGCGACATCTACCTCGGCAAGATCAAGAAGTGGAACGACCCGGCGATCGCCGCGCTGAACCCGAAGCTCAAGCTGCCGGATACGGACATCGCCGTGGTCCGCCGCGCTGACGGCTCGGGCACGAGCTTCATCTGGACGAACTACCTGTCGAAGGTCAACGACGAGTGGAAGTCGAAGATCGGCGAAGGCACGACGGTCAACTGGCCGACGGGCACGGGCGGCAAGGGCAACGACGGCGTCGCGGCCTTCGTGCAGCGCCTGCCGGGCGCGATCGGCTACGTCGAGTGGGCGTACGCGAAGAAGAACAACATGACCTACACTGCGCTGAAGAATTCGACGGGCACGGTGGTCGAGCCGAAGACGGAAACGTTCAAGGCCGCAGCGGCAGGCGCGAACTGGTCGAAGTCGTTCTACCAGATCCTGACGAACCAGCCGGGCAAGGAAGCGTGGCCGGTCGTCGGCGCGACGTTCGTGCTGCTGCACGCGAAGCAGGACAAGCCGGAGCAGGGCGCGGAAACGCTGAAGTTCTTCAGCTGGGCGTTCAAGAACGGCGAGAAGGCTGCCGACAGCCTCGACTACATCTCGCTGCCGGCGACGGTCGAGACGGAAATCCGCAAGCAGTGGAAGACGAAGGTGACGGACGCTTCGGGCAAGCCGGTCGCCGCCGAGTAA
- the pstC gene encoding phosphate ABC transporter permease PstC, which yields MSDISYTSSRSPDSAQQRAPSRLGDVLFGGLARLAAIVTLLLLGGIIVSLIIASLPTIQKFGVGFLWQSEWDPNSDIYGALVPIYGTIVTSLIALVIAVPVSFGIALFLTELAPVWLRRPLGIAIELLAAIPSIVYGMWGLLVFAPIFAEYFQKPLGRLLKDVWVLGPLTSGAPIGIGILAAGVILAIMIIPYIASVMRDVFEVTPVLLKESAYGIGCTTWEVMWKVVLPYTKTGVIGGVMLGLGRALGETMAVTFVIGNTNLLDSVSLFAPGNSITSALANEFAEAQPGLHTSALMELGLILFVITFIVLSISKLLLLRLEKGEGKK from the coding sequence ATGTCTGATATTTCATACACGTCCTCCCGATCGCCCGACAGCGCGCAGCAGCGCGCGCCGAGCCGTCTCGGGGATGTCCTGTTCGGCGGCCTTGCGCGGCTGGCCGCGATCGTGACCCTGCTACTGCTGGGCGGGATCATCGTTTCCCTGATCATTGCGTCGTTGCCGACCATCCAGAAGTTCGGCGTCGGCTTCCTGTGGCAATCCGAGTGGGACCCCAACTCGGACATCTACGGCGCACTCGTGCCGATCTACGGCACGATCGTGACGTCGCTGATCGCACTCGTCATCGCGGTGCCGGTCAGTTTCGGCATCGCACTGTTCCTCACCGAGCTGGCGCCCGTGTGGCTGCGCCGTCCGCTCGGCATCGCGATCGAGCTGCTCGCCGCGATTCCGTCGATCGTGTACGGCATGTGGGGTCTGCTCGTGTTCGCGCCGATCTTCGCCGAATACTTCCAGAAGCCGCTCGGCCGCCTGCTCAAGGACGTGTGGGTGCTCGGCCCGCTGACGTCCGGCGCGCCGATCGGCATCGGCATCCTCGCGGCCGGCGTGATCCTCGCGATCATGATCATCCCGTACATCGCATCGGTGATGCGCGACGTGTTCGAGGTCACGCCGGTGCTGCTGAAGGAATCGGCATACGGGATCGGCTGCACGACCTGGGAAGTGATGTGGAAGGTCGTGCTGCCCTACACGAAGACCGGCGTGATCGGCGGCGTGATGCTCGGCCTCGGCCGCGCGCTCGGCGAAACGATGGCCGTGACCTTCGTGATCGGCAACACCAACCTGCTCGACAGCGTGTCGCTGTTCGCGCCGGGCAACAGCATCACGTCGGCGCTCGCGAACGAATTCGCGGAAGCGCAGCCGGGCCTGCATACGTCGGCGCTGATGGAACTCGGCCTGATCCTGTTCGTGATCACGTTCATCGTGCTGTCCATCTCCAAACTGCTGCTGCTTCGTCTCGAGAAGGGAGAGGGCAAGAAATGA
- the pstA gene encoding phosphate ABC transporter permease PstA produces the protein MSEPIMNFPGPDGAALDAMRNRLQRKRKAVNAIALTASLGAMAFGLLWLVWILYTTVHLGVGGLSLQLFTESTPAPNTEGGGLANAIVGSLLLCGFGTLVGTPIGILAGVYLAEYGQKNLLASTIRFINDILLSAPSIVIGLFVYAIVVAKSGRFSGWAGVIALALLQIPIVIRTTENMLKLVPNALREAAVALGTPKWRMVLKITLRASVGGIVTGVLLAVARIAGETAPLLFTALSNQFFSWDMSQPMANLPVTIYKFAMSPFAEWQSLAWAGVFLITLGVLGLNVLARSIFSKK, from the coding sequence ATGAGCGAGCCCATCATGAATTTCCCGGGGCCGGACGGCGCCGCGCTCGACGCGATGCGCAACCGCCTGCAGCGCAAGCGCAAGGCTGTCAACGCGATCGCGCTCACCGCGTCGCTCGGCGCGATGGCGTTCGGCCTGCTGTGGCTCGTGTGGATTCTCTACACGACGGTGCATCTCGGCGTCGGCGGCCTGTCGCTGCAACTGTTCACCGAATCGACGCCGGCGCCGAACACCGAAGGCGGCGGCCTCGCGAACGCGATCGTCGGCAGCCTGCTGCTGTGCGGCTTCGGCACGCTGGTCGGCACGCCGATCGGTATCCTCGCGGGCGTCTATCTCGCCGAATACGGGCAGAAGAACCTGCTGGCCAGCACGATCCGCTTCATCAACGACATCCTGCTGTCCGCGCCGTCGATCGTCATCGGCCTGTTCGTGTACGCGATCGTCGTCGCGAAGTCGGGGCGCTTCTCGGGCTGGGCCGGCGTGATCGCACTGGCGCTGCTGCAGATCCCGATCGTGATCCGCACGACCGAGAACATGCTGAAGCTCGTGCCGAATGCGCTGCGCGAAGCGGCCGTCGCGCTCGGCACGCCGAAGTGGCGCATGGTGCTGAAGATCACGCTGCGCGCATCGGTTGGCGGGATCGTGACGGGCGTACTGCTCGCGGTCGCGCGGATCGCCGGCGAAACGGCGCCGCTGCTGTTCACCGCGCTGTCGAACCAGTTCTTCTCGTGGGACATGAGCCAGCCGATGGCGAACCTGCCGGTCACGATCTACAAGTTCGCGATGAGCCCGTTCGCGGAATGGCAGTCGCTCGCGTGGGCGGGCGTGTTCCTGATTACGCTCGGGGTGCTCGGACTGAACGTCCTGGCGCGCTCGATCTTCTCGAAAAAGTAA
- the pstB gene encoding phosphate ABC transporter ATP-binding protein PstB: protein MNMAESHLNPVERTAAPAGTQDAAHGRPLAPLNAKIEVNNLNFFYNKFHALKNINLRIPEGKVTAFIGPSGCGKSTLLRTFNKMFALYPEQRAEGEILMDGENLLTTKRDISLLRARIGMVFQKPTPFPMSIYDNIAFGVKMFEKLTRSEMDDRVEWALTKAALWNEVKDKLGQSGYGLSGGQQQRLCIARGIAIRPEVLLLDEPCSALDPISTGRIEELIAELKSDYTVVIVTHNMQQAARCSDYTAYMYLGELIEFGETEKIFIKPVRKETEDYITGRFG from the coding sequence ATGAATATGGCAGAAAGCCACCTGAATCCCGTCGAGCGCACCGCTGCGCCCGCCGGCACGCAAGACGCGGCGCACGGCCGTCCGCTCGCGCCGCTGAACGCGAAGATCGAGGTCAACAACCTCAACTTCTTCTACAACAAGTTCCACGCGCTGAAGAACATCAACCTGCGCATTCCCGAAGGGAAGGTGACGGCGTTCATCGGCCCGTCGGGCTGCGGCAAGTCGACGCTGCTGCGCACGTTCAACAAGATGTTCGCGCTCTATCCGGAGCAGCGCGCCGAAGGCGAAATCCTGATGGACGGCGAGAACCTGCTGACGACGAAGCGCGACATCTCGCTGCTGCGCGCGCGGATCGGCATGGTGTTCCAGAAGCCGACCCCGTTCCCGATGTCGATCTACGACAACATCGCGTTCGGCGTGAAGATGTTCGAAAAGCTCACGCGTTCGGAAATGGACGACCGCGTCGAGTGGGCGCTCACGAAGGCCGCGCTGTGGAACGAAGTGAAGGACAAGCTGGGCCAGAGCGGCTATGGGCTGTCGGGCGGCCAGCAGCAGCGTCTGTGCATCGCGCGCGGCATCGCGATCCGTCCGGAAGTGCTGCTGCTCGACGAGCCGTGCTCGGCGCTCGACCCGATCTCGACGGGCCGCATCGAAGAGCTGATCGCGGAGCTGAAGAGCGACTACACGGTCGTGATCGTCACGCACAACATGCAGCAGGCCGCACGCTGCTCGGATTACACGGCCTACATGTACCTGGGCGAGCTGATCGAGTTCGGCGAGACCGAAAAGATCTTCATCAAGCCGGTGCGCAAGGAAACGGAAGACTACATCACCGGCCGCTTCGGCTGA
- the phoU gene encoding phosphate signaling complex protein PhoU — protein sequence MSDKHLSSQFDADLNAVSSKVLEMGGLVESQIVGAMRALNEFDRDTAEKVIAAEETLNAMEVDIDQECGNIIARRQPAARDLRLLMSISKTITNLERAGDEAEKIAKRVRRLVDEPAARAVNIAEIKVSGEMAVTILRRALDAFARLDTVAAAQIVKDDKEIDMEFRAFVRKLVSYMQEDPRTISVGLDYLFIAKAIERIGDHAKNIAEFIIYIVKGTDVRHQPRDTLDREANS from the coding sequence ATGTCGGATAAACATCTGTCGAGCCAGTTCGACGCGGACCTGAATGCCGTGTCGTCGAAAGTGCTGGAAATGGGCGGACTCGTGGAGTCGCAGATCGTCGGCGCGATGCGCGCGCTGAACGAATTCGATCGCGATACGGCCGAGAAGGTGATCGCGGCCGAGGAAACGCTGAACGCGATGGAAGTGGACATCGACCAGGAATGCGGCAACATCATCGCGCGGAGACAGCCTGCCGCACGTGACCTGCGTCTTTTGATGTCGATTTCGAAAACGATTACGAACCTCGAGCGCGCCGGCGACGAGGCAGAGAAGATCGCCAAGCGCGTGCGCCGCCTGGTCGACGAGCCGGCCGCGCGTGCGGTCAACATCGCCGAGATCAAGGTGTCGGGCGAGATGGCCGTGACGATCCTGCGCCGCGCGCTCGACGCGTTCGCGCGCCTCGATACGGTGGCCGCCGCGCAGATCGTCAAGGACGACAAGGAAATCGACATGGAATTTCGCGCGTTCGTGCGCAAGCTCGTGTCGTACATGCAGGAAGATCCGCGCACGATCTCGGTCGGCCTCGACTACCTGTTCATCGCGAAGGCGATCGAACGGATCGGCGACCACGCGAAGAACATCGCCGAATTCATCATCTACATCGTGAAGGGCACCGACGTGCGGCACCAGCCGCGCGACACGCTCGATCGCGAAGCCAACAGTTAA